tttttttagggcaTTCTCAGAGCGCTccctactttttaaaaatattcgatgATCTTGAACTCTcatagtattaaaattttattaattaatttgaaaaaaattaaagcattaattgaaaaaaagttaattttgctgatagatttttaaaaaaattactgacagTTGTCATCAATTAGGAGTAAAACGATaattggtaaataaattttgatactaaaattagacggtcaaataattttttgatttttttaaaaatgataaattataaaaaaaaaaaatatttaaaaaaattgcacttggaattttttgaattttgtaagtgtgcatatttttagtttttttttttttttaattaaattgttgaaaaaaagttaattgtctgttaacttcaaggtcataaaaaattatgatactgaagttagtcgacgtctaataatttttttattttttttagacaataatttattcaaaaaaaaattgcacctgtagttttttcaaattctttacaagtgcatatttttagtttttttttttttttaattaaaccattgaaaaaaaattcaaaaattgttgattgtctgccacttcaaaatcattaaaaaatttgatattccAGATTTGATTCAACTCCTAATTAatatcaactgtaaataattttttaaaaatctgtctcgtcaaaattgtaactgcgttgcccttttttaaattaacgctttaacttttttttaattaactataaaaaattactacagTCATTACGATTGAgtcatcaaatatttttaaaaagggGGAACTGTCAGTGGCcttacatttaattataaaaaaaaaatccgaaaattattaactgtCTGCCAACTTCAGGATCCAAATATTAACATCCTGCTGTCTATTTTTTATGTCAAcactcgtaaaaaaaaaaaaaaaaaatctacagtGGACACAAACTTTTATCAAGACTACAGGAGTTAATTTCGTCGCTTGCTTATCTATACATTTGCcatggtaatttaattaacttgagTTAATTATGGAAACATTTTACAGGTATCGATGATTTTTTACGACCGACtttttattactttcattAACTTAATTCTCATTTTATCTACaatctcaataaaaaaattacgatagcaccaatttaatactaaaataaagtgtaatgaaaagtattaaaaaaaaaaaaccaacaatagtaaataaaaataatgaaagaaaTTATTGCAATGCCGATCGTAAAAATTCATTAGCGatttataaagtaatttacaagttatactGAGGTATATCGTTAGgtaatacaaatatataattatttttttttatcaacaaaaataatacgttataatttgtaagtcatagtaaatattactgtatactaatatatatataattcatttaaatataaatgtcttaataattaattatcattttatactttttaattttaatagtacaaaatatttatatgtattaattatatattacgtattattaatttgttattattaatattaaatatttctatattcgattttattataagtatCGTTTTtcgtgttatttttattactttttttttttaatatactatattttaaataatatttatatatttatttaaatcttaataTGAACGgaagacaaattaaaaaaagaaaaacaagtCTTTAGTTAACTGTTGATTATATTAGTTTTGTATGAGGATTGAGATGTTGAGCAGTGAACCGGCACTAGCTCTATTTTTTACTGgctcatatttatatatttttgattcatgttattcatattattaatttaattttatttattaaatgatttttttcaagccgatatatttataatagaaTGTCACAGTAGCACTGATACGCAGGAAtgtcttttaattaataaaaaaaaaataataaataaataatacattaaTTAGTGAAGAACGTATTAGTGGTCGACgagagaatttaaatttaattattacttttttttaatgacagtATTTATTAAGGCCGTGCGAATCGtgttcgaatcgaatcgaaacgttcgaaaatttttgaattatttgcaACTTTTCAAAGTCTTCGATCtgaatggaaaaaattctgatcagcttttaaatatttaatttttatttaatgaagagcttagttttttaagtaacgaaataattttttcgtagattTGTGTCTGAGCATTACCTCTGactaaaatttgaatcattaaaaaaaatattacaattttaagtcGTTAAAacgacaaattttaaattattcgtaaattttctgATAATTCGCGAATTTATGAATGATTCAAGGTTATAAATAACACGAGGATTTTTTccttagttaaaaaatatgatgtcaaattttttgtattacggcaaaaatattggttggatagaaaaatttttcaagcaaAAGTTGtccaaaattcaattttctaaaaataatgtcTGTTATGATTTTTCGTTAGGATTAATAAGGAAGCcgtgatttcaaaattaagattttcataattagcaaaaatttgaatcattcattatgaatcttaatttttaaattacggcgaaaatattgatcctataagaaaatcataaaagacatttttatagaaaattaaatttcctacaacttttgtttaaaaactttttttataagaccaatattttcgccgaAGTATCAAACATTTGAACcattcatttcaaaattaaggcaaaaatcttgtccctagttataaattattcaaaatatttacaaataattcaaaaacttatgaattattcgattcgaagTTCGACACACCCCTAGTATTTACCCTTAAATGATACGCGTGAAATGTCGCATGTCATGCAGTGACACTTTGACCCTGGTGTGAAAAAATGACCAagagttttcaaaatttattttaaaataaattctgtagcaaattttttactttacaaaGCCTCAGACTTTatcatagataatttttattaaaaattaaaaaagaatttgaaaCTGGGGTCAAAACGGCACCTGGTGTCATTTAAGAATTCATCAAATCATGCTTATAATTTTGACGTTTATCAGAAAaccaattggaaaaaattttgaaaatttgaatttagttAAACAAATTctgttataattaataattttagtcaTTCCGAATTCACGTGTCCATGGAAtgcattataaataataaataatctcgCTGTCTTTTAAATCGAAAACATGCGCGAACAAATTAatggtattaataataattaatttaaaaaaaaaataaaatgataaactaAACAGTGCATCCAGCATCTGAAGTAGGCACATAAGGACTGTCTTGTCTGTAATAATTTTGCGGTGTTGaatcataattttcaattttaactgGGTATTCAATTGTGATACAATCCTGCGGTTGATTTATTGTCGTCGAATAATTTTCTGTATATGGCAGTAATAGAGGGTCACTATTATACGGTTGTTGATACGAAGTATCCGTATTATTTGTATTCCCTTGTTTGAGACACGTGGGCCCGTGTACACTCAACATATCAACAAGTCTCCGTCTTTGGGTCTCTAATTCTTGTATTTGTGACTTAAGATCATGATTTTGTGATTCCAATGTCTCTGATTCTTGTACGAGGATCACAGTTTTTTCGCGTTTTTTTAATCTACACTTCGTCGCTGCTATTTTATTACGTTCTCTTCTTCTCCTACGTCTCTCCTCATCTTCAGGCGTCAActaaaacaaacaaacaaattaattaattaaattccaaGTTTTACAATCAAGTGCAGTCGaactccattaactcggaACTTCCCCTCAATCTTGACCCCCACTACGACCTACGCTCTCCCACCTGATACCGAACATTTGTATGCATCTGCGTACATTTATCTGTCATCATCCATGTATATGTAAGAGCGCATGCGTATAGTTTACTTTCTAAAGAAGAAGGGGCATCCGTTAACTCGGAAACTCAAAGAAAATTCCGGTCCGTAGACTAACTCAGTTAATGGAGTTCGactcgaaataaaataaaatttaccccAACACGACTATTGTTGTTACTGGAATCATCTTCCTCTTCATCATCAGCACTTCCGTACTCTCTTTTGGACTTCTTCTTGCTTTCATCCCCGCTATTATTAGCTCGCCTCTTAGTCTGCAGCGTCAATTTCAGCCCTAATTAAATACGAACAAACAATCttggatttaatttaaatattaatataacaaatgaataataaaagtaaattaaaaatataattaaataaataataattattttaccttCTTTTATAAGCTGACTGCAGGTATGTTGAACACTAGGTGGACTCAATTCACCTCCGCTACTCGTTGAATCCGTTCTATCACGACTTCGTTCATGAGAGTAACTATCGAAGGGATTTGTCATAGCAATCAATGAATTAACAATTTCAGGTGTACGCGGTGTTACCTCGGCCGCTGTGACTCCAAGAAGACCCGCAGCAGCCGTTGGACTAGGATTtacattaacatttaaattgtaCATGgtgactttatttatttatcattgaaCCTgcaatcaatttaattaaataattatttaactacacggaaagaaaattatgggaagttttgctatgcattatgggaatggttcccataatggtatgggaatagtacctatactattatagggatcgttcctataatttatgggaatagttcccataatagtatgagaatagttcccataccattatgggaaccattcccataatattatgagaactattcccataatggtgtgggaactattcccattatgttatgggaaccactccaataatatcataaaaatttttttttttgcaaaacagtgtagaaatttcccgaaTAATATGGAGAGAtccacacagtaaaaaatattgtgttaaaatcaacacaatctgTGTGTTGGAAACGGTCTACACAATATTTGTGTTGTTTTTCAACACAGactatttgtgttgaatttcaacacaaaatttgtgttaaaatttcaacactttttttgtgttgattttaaagtaacacttaataaatgttgataatatcgatttttatacTAAGTAACACTTTCAAAGTGTTGAAGAgtaaatcgattaaaaattttgaagtaacACGaagaattgtgttgatttgacagaaaataatcaacacaaaaattttaacacggaccacttttaacacaaatacacaatattttttactgtgcaaaTGAAGTTTCTTCGAcgctaaatttgttaaaaaaaatttttttgttaaaaattttaatatttttgttaaatatggatttttttttcaatgtttgaatttttgtttctatactaaatcaaatttctgtgtattgtaaaagtgattgccacacttttctttaaattaattttttcatgatagaatgggaaccattcctataatattatgggaatagttcccatagtggtataggaatagttcctataatgttatgggaatggttcccataatttatgggaatgattcctataatttatagg
The Microplitis mediator isolate UGA2020A chromosome 6, iyMicMedi2.1, whole genome shotgun sequence genome window above contains:
- the LOC130670640 gene encoding activating transcription factor 3-like yields the protein MYNLNVNVNPSPTAAAGLLGVTAAEVTPRTPEIVNSLIAMTNPFDSYSHERSRDRTDSTSSGGELSPPSVQHTCSQLIKEGLKLTLQTKRRANNSGDESKKKSKREYGSADDEEEDDSSNNNSRVGLTPEDEERRRRRRERNKIAATKCRLKKREKTVILVQESETLESQNHDLKSQIQELETQRRRLVDMLSVHGPTCLKQGNTNNTDTSYQQPYNSDPLLLPYTENYSTTINQPQDCITIEYPVKIENYDSTPQNYYRQDSPYVPTSDAGCTV